A portion of the Sphaerochaeta pleomorpha str. Grapes genome contains these proteins:
- the rpoB gene encoding DNA-directed RNA polymerase subunit beta, translating into MVAKGKSITRTYIGSDFQEVCELPNLIGIQLDSYERFLQLERFKKNLEPDASFGLEEVFQSTFPIDSPNGEMRLAYKGYTIDFNNIKFSETECKKKGRSYSVPIKVTISLEFSNGEMREKEIFFGDIPLMTDRGTFIINGAERVVVSQIHRSPGVIFSNEKGVYSSRIIPYRGSWLEFEIDDKKHLIFTKIDRKKRILGTLFLRAIGLDSREKIVEHFYKSETIELADDSDLKSSLENRYIYKDVYAVVEGENKKVLRSGDKLHAHEIDELLGLKITSLELINMKGESSLHSDIILNCFEIEDAKYTREGFDEPTKEDVLSPIFSVLMPGEMIAIERAERDLPDMFFSSRRYDLGSVGRYKFNKKFGSGTEEEEENASTDLTVLTPSDIVNTMGFLIKVFIREENVDDIDHLGNRRVRSVGELLQNALKSAFARMERIAKERMNLETGSVKPQDLISIKPIVAAVKEFFGSSQLSQFMDQVNPLAELTHKRRLNALGPGGLSRDRAGFEVRDVHYTHYGRICPIETPEGPNIGLIVSLANYTRVNQHGFLETPYRKVINGVVSKQYRFLDANDEEKYFIAQASARLDADGNFREKEVPVRRSGDYSTKPPTDIRYMDVSPKQVISVAASLIPFLEHDDANRALMGSNMQRQAVPLVFPETPRVGTGMEEKTAYDSGVLIKAKRAGTIEYVSSDRVIIKPDHSEIEGEVDFYDVQKFQRTNQDTCFNQKPLVSYGQHVEEGQVLVDGPATQDAELALGRNILVGFVPWNGYNYEDAVLISERVVRDDIFTSIHIKEFSTDIRETKLGPEKLTRDIPNTSEKMLEQLDEDGIVRIGTMVRPGSILVGKVTPKSESDTTPEFKLLNSIFGEKAKEVRDTSLKVPHGTEGTVIDIQRLKRSNNDELPPGVEETVKVLIATKRKLRQGDKMAGRHGNKGVVSRILPEEDMPYMEDGTPLDVCLNPLGVPSRMNIGQLMETQLGWAAVKLDQWYSTPVFQSATMAQIEAKMVEAGLPENSKTTLYNGHTGVPFVNPVFCGYIYYLKLHHLVDDKMHARSTGPYSLVTQQPLGGKAQFGGQRLGEMEVWALEAYGAANTLQELLTIKSDDMNGRVKIYESIVKGEPATTAGMPEAFNVLVQEIRGLALDMAVYDSKGKQVPLTERDEELIAKQSKGSLN; encoded by the coding sequence ATGGTTGCCAAAGGCAAATCCATAACACGCACGTACATCGGTTCTGATTTCCAAGAAGTCTGTGAACTGCCCAACCTCATCGGGATCCAGCTTGATTCCTATGAGAGATTCCTACAACTTGAACGTTTCAAGAAGAATCTTGAACCCGATGCTTCGTTTGGCTTGGAGGAAGTGTTCCAGTCAACGTTTCCAATTGATAGTCCTAATGGTGAGATGCGTCTTGCATACAAAGGCTATACGATTGACTTTAACAATATCAAGTTTTCGGAAACCGAATGTAAAAAGAAGGGCCGCTCCTACAGTGTGCCAATCAAGGTTACCATTAGTCTCGAATTCTCTAATGGAGAAATGAGGGAAAAGGAAATCTTCTTTGGGGATATTCCCCTGATGACCGACCGTGGAACCTTTATCATCAATGGCGCAGAACGCGTTGTTGTCAGCCAGATTCACCGTTCGCCCGGTGTTATTTTCTCAAACGAAAAGGGTGTGTATTCTTCCAGGATCATTCCTTATCGTGGTTCTTGGCTGGAATTTGAAATTGATGATAAAAAACATCTTATTTTCACAAAAATCGATAGAAAGAAACGAATCCTTGGAACTTTGTTCCTTCGTGCTATCGGTCTTGATTCCCGTGAAAAGATCGTAGAACATTTCTATAAGAGTGAAACGATTGAACTCGCTGATGACAGCGATTTGAAGTCGAGTCTCGAAAACAGATATATCTACAAGGACGTCTATGCTGTTGTTGAGGGGGAGAATAAAAAAGTACTCCGCTCCGGTGACAAGCTTCATGCCCATGAAATCGATGAGCTTCTTGGTTTGAAAATCACTTCTCTGGAACTTATCAATATGAAGGGTGAATCTTCCCTGCATAGCGATATTATCCTGAACTGTTTTGAAATCGAGGATGCAAAATATACCCGTGAGGGTTTTGATGAACCGACTAAAGAAGATGTGCTCAGTCCCATCTTCAGCGTCCTCATGCCCGGTGAGATGATTGCAATTGAACGCGCAGAGAGAGATCTGCCTGATATGTTCTTCTCAAGCCGTCGCTATGACCTCGGTTCTGTTGGTCGTTATAAATTCAATAAGAAGTTTGGTTCAGGGACCGAAGAGGAAGAAGAGAATGCTTCAACCGATTTGACCGTCCTGACCCCAAGCGACATAGTCAATACTATGGGTTTCCTTATCAAGGTATTCATCCGTGAGGAGAATGTCGATGATATCGACCATTTGGGTAACCGACGTGTTCGTTCTGTCGGGGAACTGTTGCAGAATGCACTTAAGAGTGCCTTTGCCAGAATGGAACGTATTGCCAAGGAAAGGATGAATCTCGAGACTGGTAGCGTAAAACCCCAGGATTTGATTTCCATCAAACCGATTGTAGCCGCTGTGAAGGAATTTTTTGGCAGTAGCCAACTTTCCCAGTTCATGGACCAGGTCAATCCTTTGGCTGAACTCACCCATAAAAGACGTTTGAATGCTTTGGGACCTGGTGGTCTTTCCCGAGACCGTGCCGGCTTTGAAGTGCGTGACGTTCACTATACCCACTATGGACGTATTTGCCCTATCGAGACCCCTGAAGGACCGAACATCGGTTTGATCGTGTCTTTGGCAAACTACACCCGGGTAAACCAGCATGGATTTCTTGAGACTCCTTACCGTAAAGTAATAAACGGCGTAGTTTCAAAACAGTACAGGTTCCTTGATGCCAACGATGAAGAGAAATATTTTATCGCACAGGCTTCGGCCAGGCTGGATGCCGATGGTAATTTCCGTGAGAAAGAGGTTCCTGTAAGGAGAAGTGGTGACTATTCCACAAAACCCCCTACGGATATCCGCTACATGGACGTTTCCCCAAAACAGGTTATCAGTGTCGCGGCTTCCTTGATTCCATTTCTCGAACACGATGACGCCAACCGTGCCCTCATGGGTTCAAACATGCAGCGCCAGGCAGTACCTTTGGTATTCCCTGAAACCCCGCGTGTAGGTACCGGTATGGAAGAAAAGACAGCGTATGATAGCGGTGTTTTGATTAAGGCAAAACGCGCAGGTACTATCGAGTATGTATCTTCCGACAGGGTAATTATCAAGCCTGATCACAGTGAGATCGAAGGTGAGGTTGATTTCTACGATGTGCAGAAGTTCCAGCGGACCAACCAGGATACCTGTTTCAACCAGAAGCCTCTGGTTAGTTATGGCCAGCATGTTGAAGAAGGCCAGGTTTTGGTTGATGGACCTGCAACGCAGGATGCCGAACTTGCTCTCGGACGAAATATCTTGGTAGGATTCGTTCCTTGGAACGGATACAACTACGAAGATGCTGTCCTTATCAGTGAAAGGGTTGTAAGGGACGATATCTTTACCTCCATCCATATCAAGGAATTCTCTACGGATATCCGTGAGACTAAACTTGGACCGGAGAAATTGACCAGGGATATTCCCAATACCAGTGAAAAGATGCTTGAGCAGCTTGATGAAGATGGTATTGTGAGAATCGGGACAATGGTCCGCCCAGGCTCAATTCTTGTCGGAAAGGTAACCCCGAAGAGCGAAAGTGATACGACCCCTGAATTCAAGTTGTTGAACTCAATCTTCGGTGAAAAGGCCAAGGAAGTTCGTGATACCTCCCTGAAGGTTCCCCATGGAACGGAAGGTACGGTTATCGATATCCAGAGGCTTAAAAGAAGTAACAATGACGAGTTGCCACCCGGAGTCGAGGAAACTGTCAAGGTTCTTATTGCCACCAAACGTAAGTTGCGTCAAGGTGACAAGATGGCCGGTCGCCATGGTAACAAGGGTGTTGTAAGCCGGATTCTTCCAGAGGAAGATATGCCTTACATGGAAGATGGTACCCCGCTTGATGTCTGTTTGAATCCGTTGGGCGTTCCTTCACGAATGAACATCGGTCAGTTGATGGAAACCCAGCTTGGTTGGGCAGCTGTCAAACTTGACCAATGGTATTCAACTCCGGTATTCCAGAGTGCGACTATGGCTCAGATTGAAGCAAAGATGGTTGAAGCAGGGCTTCCCGAGAACTCCAAGACGACGTTATATAACGGTCATACCGGTGTTCCTTTTGTAAATCCTGTATTCTGTGGGTATATTTATTACCTCAAGCTACACCACCTTGTCGACGATAAGATGCATGCTCGTTCTACCGGTCCTTATTCCCTGGTTACCCAGCAGCCTCTTGGCGGTAAGGCCCAGTTTGGCGGACAGAGACTCGGAGAAATGGAAGTATGGGCCCTCGAGGCATATGGTGCTGCCAATACCTTGCAGGAATTGCTTACTATCAAGAGCGATGACATGAATGGCCGTGTTAAGATTTATGAAAGTATCGTCAAGGGAGAACCCGCAACCACTGCTGGAATGCCAGAGGCATTCAACGTATTGGTCCAGGAAATCCGTGGCCTTGCTTTGGATATGGCTGTGTACGATTCCAAGGGCAAGCAGGTTCCTTTGACGGAACGAGATGAAGAGTTGATCGCCAAGCAGTCGAAAGGCTCCCTCAACTAA
- the rpoC gene encoding DNA-directed RNA polymerase subunit beta' codes for MKEIQDFDSIMIKLASPEQIKDWSYGEVKKPETINYRTLRPERDGLFCEKIFGTTKEWECYCGKFKSIRYKGVICDRCGVEVTNTKVRRERMGHITLAAPVSHIWYYRSVPSRMSMLLDISRNSLQSILYYEKYVVINAGDTNLKLKQLLSEEEYWLARDQYGDSFEAGMGAEAVRKLLTNLDLEELSRELREQMRQKEDKADKRLLKRIEVCENFRDSGNRPEWMILTVIPVIPPDLRPMVQLDGGRFATSDLNDLYRRVINRNNRLDRLVKLNAPDIIIRNEKRMLQEAVDALFDNSKRKRVVKGASNRPLKSLSDMLKGKQGRFRQNLLGKRVDYSGRSVIVVGPELRMHQCGLPSKMALELYKPFIMKKLVQDGVVYNIKKAKSLVEEETDAVWSILDDVVKEHPVLLNRAPTLHRLGIQAFDPVLVDGKAIKLHPLVCHAYNADFDGDQMAVHVPLTHAAQLECWTLMLSVTNLLDPANGKPIVYPSQDMVLGINYLTREMKGAKGTGRFYDSIGELEMAIEADALSYNALIRYRFADGTKVETTPGRVIFNSVLPEGVPFQNACLGDKELKKLIGDTLKTRENSLAVEMLDSIKDIGYKYATIFGATIGLSDMIVPDAKKGMVDKANVEQQKILDQYRQGHITQDERYNRVIEVWTQTNDELTDELMNELKKSQNGFNPLFLMADSGARGSKTQIRQLGGMRGLMAKPSGDVIEFPIKSNFKEGLSIIEFFISTNGARKGLSDTALKTAEAGYLTRRLVDISQDVVVNEEDCHTINGIWRSAIKDGDEIVESLADRIVGRCPVEDVLHPFTHEVIAEANIEISEPVAKLIEDAGVEKILLRTVLTCEAKHGVCQKCYGRNLATNSSVVIGEAVGIIAAQSIGQPGTQLTMRTFHVGGTASTSSEESKLTFNYPVVIGSISGTRVVRVSDGLDVFTRKGHIEYFRVNAEIIKGSYDELLVSDGSVVGKGTPIYKKDGETILSLENGSVKFLDGRLLLVGHSTSQVVKTGSELLVKSGQFVDTQTPIVTFDPFSEPVIAEEGGYTNFVDIKLGTTLIEEVNEETGNIEKKITEHSLESLQPRIEITSQEHGKGSTLAVYLLPGASYLQVEDNVKVEKGHILAKLLKEGVKTKDITGGLPRVGELFEARRPRNNTILAQVSGVVSFGPVVKAKRSVIVRDAFGHEYKHMVPMGKNLLVRDGDPVEAAEPLCDGAIDPHDILDILGENALQSFLVDEVQEVYRMQGVDINDKHLGVIVRQMLRKVEIVHVGDTNLIHGQQVDKFRFFEENERVVTEGGEPAVARPLLLGITRASLSIDSFISAASFQETTKVLTNAAIAGSKDELRGLKENVIIGHLIPAGTGMKKYRDVKLKDEELLALQQKVDAVKESRRQEMIDDDDFDVEELGDMKSVGDAVDVDDSYDGE; via the coding sequence ATGAAGGAAATTCAGGATTTCGATAGCATTATGATAAAGCTGGCTTCGCCGGAGCAGATCAAGGATTGGTCGTACGGCGAGGTGAAGAAGCCCGAGACGATTAATTACCGCACGCTTCGGCCCGAGAGGGATGGCTTGTTTTGTGAGAAGATTTTCGGAACTACCAAGGAATGGGAATGCTATTGCGGAAAGTTTAAATCTATCCGCTATAAGGGTGTCATTTGTGACCGGTGTGGTGTTGAAGTAACGAACACCAAGGTCAGACGTGAACGCATGGGACATATTACCCTTGCAGCCCCTGTTTCCCATATTTGGTATTACCGTTCTGTACCCTCGCGGATGAGCATGTTGCTGGATATTTCCCGCAACTCGTTGCAGAGCATTCTTTATTATGAGAAATATGTAGTTATCAATGCAGGCGATACCAATCTTAAGCTAAAGCAGCTCCTCAGTGAAGAGGAGTACTGGCTTGCACGCGATCAGTATGGTGATTCGTTTGAAGCAGGGATGGGTGCCGAGGCGGTTCGCAAACTTTTGACGAACCTTGACCTTGAGGAACTTTCCCGTGAGCTTCGCGAGCAGATGCGCCAGAAAGAAGATAAGGCAGACAAGCGTTTGCTTAAGAGAATTGAGGTTTGTGAGAACTTCCGTGATAGCGGCAACCGCCCTGAATGGATGATCCTTACCGTAATTCCGGTCATCCCACCGGATTTGCGGCCAATGGTTCAGCTAGATGGCGGACGTTTCGCAACCAGTGACCTCAATGACTTGTACCGAAGGGTCATCAACAGGAACAACAGGCTTGATCGTTTGGTCAAGCTCAATGCCCCTGACATCATCATCCGTAATGAAAAAAGGATGTTGCAGGAAGCTGTTGACGCATTGTTTGATAACTCAAAGAGAAAACGTGTGGTCAAGGGTGCTTCAAACAGGCCTCTGAAGAGTCTTTCCGATATGCTTAAAGGTAAGCAAGGCCGTTTCAGGCAGAACTTGCTTGGAAAGCGTGTCGACTATTCAGGGCGTTCCGTTATTGTTGTTGGTCCTGAATTGAGAATGCATCAGTGTGGTCTTCCTTCAAAGATGGCTTTGGAACTCTATAAGCCTTTCATTATGAAGAAGCTCGTACAAGATGGCGTTGTATATAACATCAAAAAGGCAAAGAGCCTTGTTGAAGAAGAGACCGATGCCGTATGGTCTATCCTTGATGATGTAGTTAAGGAGCACCCTGTTCTGCTGAACCGTGCGCCTACGTTGCACCGCCTTGGAATCCAGGCTTTCGATCCGGTTCTCGTTGACGGGAAGGCTATCAAATTGCATCCCCTCGTATGTCATGCCTACAATGCTGACTTCGACGGTGACCAGATGGCTGTTCACGTACCGCTAACCCATGCGGCCCAGCTGGAATGCTGGACCTTGATGCTCTCTGTAACGAACCTTCTCGACCCTGCTAACGGTAAACCGATTGTGTATCCTTCCCAGGACATGGTTCTTGGTATCAACTACCTGACCAGGGAAATGAAGGGTGCTAAAGGTACCGGGCGTTTCTATGACAGTATTGGAGAGCTTGAAATGGCTATTGAGGCCGATGCTCTCTCGTATAATGCCTTGATTCGTTATCGGTTCGCCGATGGCACAAAGGTTGAGACTACTCCCGGACGAGTAATCTTTAACTCTGTTCTTCCTGAAGGTGTTCCTTTCCAAAACGCCTGCCTTGGAGACAAAGAGCTTAAGAAGCTGATCGGGGATACGTTGAAAACAAGGGAAAACTCCCTTGCTGTCGAGATGCTCGATTCAATCAAGGATATTGGCTATAAATATGCTACCATCTTTGGTGCTACCATCGGTTTGTCCGACATGATTGTCCCTGATGCAAAGAAGGGCATGGTTGACAAAGCCAATGTCGAGCAGCAAAAGATTCTTGATCAGTATCGTCAGGGGCATATTACCCAGGATGAACGTTATAACCGTGTTATCGAGGTTTGGACCCAGACGAACGATGAGCTCACCGATGAGTTGATGAATGAACTGAAGAAGAGCCAGAACGGCTTCAATCCATTGTTCCTCATGGCTGACTCCGGTGCCCGTGGATCGAAGACACAGATCAGGCAGCTTGGTGGTATGCGTGGATTGATGGCAAAGCCATCAGGCGACGTCATCGAGTTCCCTATCAAGTCCAACTTTAAGGAAGGACTTTCGATTATCGAGTTCTTCATTTCCACGAACGGTGCCCGTAAGGGTCTTTCCGATACTGCTTTGAAGACCGCTGAGGCTGGTTACCTGACCCGTCGTTTGGTTGATATCAGCCAGGACGTTGTCGTCAATGAAGAGGATTGTCATACTATCAATGGTATCTGGCGTTCCGCTATCAAGGACGGTGATGAAATTGTTGAGTCCCTTGCAGACCGTATTGTTGGTCGTTGCCCGGTAGAGGATGTCTTGCATCCGTTTACCCATGAGGTAATTGCCGAAGCGAATATTGAGATTTCTGAACCTGTGGCAAAACTTATTGAAGACGCTGGTGTTGAGAAGATCCTGCTCAGGACTGTATTGACCTGTGAGGCAAAACATGGTGTTTGTCAGAAATGTTATGGTCGAAACCTTGCCACCAATAGTTCTGTGGTTATCGGAGAGGCTGTCGGTATCATCGCCGCCCAGTCAATCGGTCAGCCCGGAACTCAGCTTACGATGCGTACGTTCCACGTTGGTGGTACTGCTTCGACGAGTTCCGAGGAAAGCAAGCTGACGTTCAACTATCCGGTTGTTATCGGTTCGATTTCAGGAACTAGGGTTGTTCGTGTTTCTGACGGCTTGGATGTATTCACCCGTAAGGGGCATATCGAATATTTCCGTGTCAATGCAGAAATTATAAAAGGATCCTATGATGAACTGCTCGTTTCTGACGGCTCGGTAGTGGGAAAAGGTACTCCTATCTATAAAAAAGATGGCGAGACCATCCTCTCCCTTGAAAATGGTTCTGTAAAGTTCCTTGACGGCAGACTGCTTCTGGTTGGTCACTCTACCTCGCAGGTTGTTAAGACTGGTTCAGAACTCCTGGTGAAATCAGGTCAGTTTGTTGACACCCAGACTCCCATTGTAACCTTTGACCCCTTCAGTGAGCCTGTTATTGCTGAAGAAGGTGGTTATACGAATTTCGTCGATATCAAATTGGGGACTACATTGATTGAAGAGGTCAATGAGGAAACCGGTAATATCGAGAAGAAGATTACTGAGCATAGCCTTGAATCTCTCCAGCCCCGCATTGAGATCACCTCACAGGAGCATGGAAAGGGTAGCACCCTTGCCGTGTATCTGTTACCTGGTGCTTCCTACTTGCAGGTTGAGGATAACGTTAAGGTTGAAAAGGGACATATCCTGGCAAAGCTTTTGAAAGAAGGTGTTAAAACCAAGGATATTACCGGTGGTCTTCCCCGAGTCGGGGAGTTGTTCGAGGCCCGTAGGCCCAGAAACAATACCATTTTGGCCCAAGTATCAGGTGTTGTCAGTTTTGGTCCAGTCGTAAAGGCAAAGCGCTCGGTTATCGTAAGGGATGCCTTCGGTCATGAGTACAAACACATGGTACCGATGGGGAAAAACCTTCTGGTTCGTGACGGAGACCCCGTTGAAGCGGCTGAACCCTTGTGTGACGGAGCGATTGATCCACATGATATCCTTGATATACTCGGTGAAAACGCATTGCAGTCATTCTTGGTCGATGAAGTCCAGGAAGTCTACCGGATGCAGGGTGTAGATATTAATGATAAGCACCTCGGTGTTATTGTCAGGCAGATGTTGCGTAAGGTTGAGATTGTCCATGTAGGCGATACCAATCTTATCCACGGGCAGCAGGTAGATAAGTTCCGTTTCTTTGAAGAAAACGAACGTGTTGTAACCGAAGGTGGTGAACCCGCTGTAGCCCGTCCTCTCCTGCTTGGTATTACCCGTGCCTCGTTGAGTATCGACTCCTTTATCTCGGCAGCCTCCTTCCAGGAGACTACCAAGGTCTTGACAAATGCGGCAATAGCTGGTAGTAAAGATGAGTTACGTGGTTTGAAAGAAAACGTAATTATTGGTCATCTGATCCCTGCTGGTACTGGTATGAAGAAGTACAGGGATGTAAAATTGAAGGACGAAGAGCTTCTTGCATTGCAACAAAAGGTTGATGCAGTGAAAGAATCAAGGCGTCAGGAAATGATTGATGACGATGATTTTGACGTTGAAGAACTTGGTGATATGAAATCCGTAGGTGATGCGGTGGATGTGGACGATTCGTATGACGGAGAATAG
- the rpsL gene encoding 30S ribosomal protein S12 gives MPTINQLIRKGRKTVANKTKSPALGGCPQKRGVCTRVMTVTPKKPNSALRKVARVRLSNGIEVTAYIPGIGHNLQEHSVVLLRGGRVKDLPGVRYHIVRGAKDTLGVADRKRSRSKYGAKKPKA, from the coding sequence ATGCCTACTATTAATCAGCTGATCAGAAAGGGAAGGAAGACTGTCGCTAATAAGACAAAATCCCCAGCCCTTGGCGGTTGTCCCCAGAAGCGCGGTGTTTGCACTAGGGTCATGACCGTTACCCCGAAGAAGCCTAACTCTGCTCTGAGAAAAGTCGCACGTGTGCGTCTTTCCAATGGAATTGAAGTAACAGCTTATATCCCCGGAATCGGACATAACCTCCAGGAACACTCAGTTGTGTTGTTGCGTGGTGGAAGGGTCAAGGACCTTCCCGGTGTTCGTTACCACATAGTCCGTGGTGCGAAAGATACCCTGGGTGTTGCCGATCGTAAGAGAAGCCGTTCCAAATACGGTGCCAAAAAGCCAAAAGCTTGA
- the rpsG gene encoding 30S ribosomal protein S7, with protein MSRRTTAPVREVLPDPMYGSTVVEKFIRRMMVDGKKSVSTRIIYQAMATMGEKTGEKPLDVFIKALENVKPVVEVKSRRVGGATYQVPVEIRDNRREALAMRWIIAAARNRNGHSMSEKLGAEMLDAYANTGAAFKKKEDTHRMAEANKAFSHYRW; from the coding sequence ATGTCAAGAAGAACTACTGCTCCCGTCAGGGAAGTATTGCCGGATCCGATGTACGGAAGTACGGTTGTCGAGAAATTCATCCGCAGGATGATGGTAGATGGAAAGAAATCCGTCAGTACCAGGATTATTTATCAGGCCATGGCCACAATGGGCGAAAAGACCGGCGAGAAGCCTCTTGATGTTTTCATCAAGGCTCTTGAAAATGTCAAGCCTGTTGTAGAAGTTAAGAGTCGCCGCGTTGGTGGTGCCACTTACCAGGTTCCTGTCGAAATCCGTGACAATCGTCGCGAAGCTTTGGCAATGCGCTGGATTATCGCTGCTGCTCGTAACCGTAACGGTCACAGCATGAGCGAGAAGCTCGGTGCTGAGATGCTCGATGCATATGCCAACACTGGTGCAGCCTTCAAGAAAAAAGAAGATACGCACAGAATGGCAGAAGCAAACAAGGCATTCAGTCACTACCGCTGGTAG